The window ACGAAGTTGTCCCTATCTAATGCCGTCGATGGCCTCATGATTTGATGTTACTCTAGACCTCGTCCCCCTGACGATTTGAAAGTGGATGCTCAGACCAGAGACCTCAGCTTATACTTATCCGGACGATAtatccccaccgccaccaaccGAAGTCACTTTTTCTTTGGAACAAAACACCGTTATCCTTTCCAACGGCAGCTGAAAGAGCCTATTGGACTGGAAAGAAACAAAGTCAGAAAAGAGGTCTACGAACACAGACCATGAAGGAGAAAGATTCCACATCCGCCTCCGACTCGGACAGAACAGACGGCGAAATCTCAATCCCAAACGACCAGAACATCGCCGGCTTCAAGCCCAGCCACAACACAGAAACAGATCCTGCCTCGAATGTTGACCCACCACCAGATGTGGTCCCAGATGGAGGTCTCACAGCTTGGCTCCAAGTCCTAGGCTCGACCGCTATCCTCGTCAACACCTGGGGTCTTATCAACACCTTCGGGGTCTTCCGTACGTCTTGTTCCATCCCATTCCCCTTTGCGAAATCTAACCCGTTGCACAGAGGCCTACTACGAAACAACCCTCCTatcctcccatccaccctcctcaatctcatGGATCGGCTCTACCCAagccgccctcctcttcttggtcgGCGTGTTCGCCGGTCCTCTCTATGACGCCGGCTActtccgccacctcctcatcaccggcatgttcctcatcgtcttcggCCAGTTCATGACCTCGTTATGTACCGAGTACTGGCAAGTCCTTCTCGCGCAAGGGTTTTGCATGGGGAGCGGCATGGGAATGACTTTCCTACCTTCAGCTGCAATCCTCAGTCAGTACTTTGCCCGCCATCGGGCGTTAGCCTTGGGCATCGCCTCGGCAGGGTCGCCAGTTGCCGGGACGGTTTTTCCGATCATCTTTtcaaagttggagaagagccTGGGTTTCGGCTGGGCGACGAGGGTGATCGCCTTCATCCTGCTGGGAATGTCGGTCATACCAGTCGCGTTCATGAAGACCAGGGTGCCACCTCACAAGGGGAAGAAGTCGCTGGTCGACAAGAGCCTTTTCAAGGATGGTCCATATTTGAGCTTCACCGCTGGCGGTTTCTTTGCCTTCCTGACGCTCTATGTTCCGTTCTTTTACATCACGCTGTATGGCACATCGCAGGCGTCGGTTACCGAGTCCTTTGCGCCGTATCTGGTTACGTTGCTGAATGCCGGGTCGATTTTTGGCAGAATTATCCCCAACGCGCTGGCGGATCGGTTTGGGTGCCTGAACCTCATGCTCGTTTGCATGTCGGGGAGTGCAATTCTCGTCTTCGGCTGGCTGGGAGTCAAGAATCTCGCTGGATCAGTGGTTTTTGTACTGCTGTATGGTGCCTTCTCGGGCGGCGTGGTCAGCTTGACACCTAGTGTTGTCGTCGAGCTATCTCCTGATCTTTCGAGAGTTGGGACCAGAATGGGTTTTGGGTTCATTGTCTCTGGAACTGCGGTTCTGATTGGGACGCCCATTGCGGGTGCGGtcttgggtggtgagagtgCCAATGCCAGATGGGTGCCGACGGTCCTGTATGCTGCCTGTGGGCTTCTGATTGCGACGTTTCTCTACTCGACAGCGAGGTTTTTGCAGTATAGAAAGAAAGGAGGGTGGTAAGAAGTGGTCATGGGGGCATCTCATCAATTCATACCTGCTACTATATGCATTGGGAGAGACGACATGTgcgtggtgtttgggtttgtTCATGACAACACGAAAGGCTAGAATAGTTCAGTTTACATTAGGTATATGCAAATTTACGGATGATGCATGATATAAAGGAAATAAATAGTACCTTGGCCCAAACTACCGCATCATCTCTGATATCAAGACATCCGCAACTGCCGGGAAGAAGTGTGCCCAGGGAAGTCTGAGTCGCGCTGACACAGTAGTAGATATGCTCGACTGAAACGTGTTTGATGCCAAGCACATGAAACCAAAGTACTCCAGTCTGGAATGGGCAGTCATAACCGAGAAGAGTAAAGAGCTACCAGAAAGACGTTTCGTGATATGTTCGTGGTGTTCCATGGATGGAGAGCTCTTGCGTGCCAAGCATCGCGGACAGGGAGCTTAAGCACGGTTCAACTCCGCAACTTGCAGCGTGCACGGATCCCAGAGTGTCCTCGACCCGTTTGGCTGCATGTGATCCCCTgcggaaaaaaaaaaaaagttccATCATTGTTCCTTCAGAAACGTTACGTCGATGCAGATACGATGTTCTGGTGGCTGGTGGTTCAACAGACAACTGTCATCGGGGTTTAGTATTTACAAGGCTGCTTTGTCTCGGAAATCCAGCGATTGAAGCAACCCGATTTGTCAGAGGCCAATCTGCAGCCAAAacgcgagggcgagggccGTGAATAATGTCTTACAGCACTTCCGTCAGCCCTTATTCAGCAATGCTAAGGTCAATCTAGAGTGGGGCAGTCCTGGTGTTGAGGGGCAGTTTTGAGAGGGGCAAGGCCTGGGCGACCAACACAGCTAGCTGAACATCAGCTACGGGCGTGTGGGATACCACTATTTTGCACTCCAGGGTGTCCTGGACGTTGAGTATCCTATATTTGGTAATGGATCAATAACTTGTGCAGAGACCGGATGCGGACAATGCTAAACATGGCATTCGCGATATCGGTTTTGGAAGCATTTCGAACGTGTTGACAGGCCCGTCGGGAGGGGGAGCCGGACCAATTTCGGTGCTACACCGACGCCTCTTGGGCGTTGCGTTACTAGACATCGAGCCCCTCTGTCGGTCGCCAGCAATCGTTGATCCAGGGTTGATTATCCGATCATGACGAATGCCGACAAATGCAGATGAGGTACCCGCAACACGGGGGTCTAACCTGAGACCTTCTTTGACGCGGGATCTTCCCTGGGCAGTACCCCATCCCTTCCCGCTGTCAATTTGACAAGTATGTATATATAGACTTGacttcctccctcttctttgcCTATCCAGCTTGGTTATCATTCCCAACATCCAGCTGATACCCACGCCTTGATCTTTCCAAGCACCACTTGATACCCATCAACGTCAAATATATACCCACATAACCAGTCAACATGGCTCCCAAGATCGCAATTGTTTACTACTCGATGTACGGCCACATCAAGCAGTTggctgaggctgagaaggccgGTATCGAGAAGGCTGGCGGCACTGCCGATCTCTACCAGTAAGTTGTCTGCACTTCAGATCATGAGACATGCTAACAGTGAAACACCTAGGGTCCCTGAGACTCTTTCTGACGAGGTCCTCGCCAAGATGTACGCTCCTCCCAAGGCCACAGATGTCCCCGTCCTCGAAGACCCAAGCGTGCTCGAGCAATATGACGCCTTCCTCATCGGCATCCCAACAAGATACGGCAACTTCCCCGCTCAATGGAAGGCTTTCTGGGACAAGACCGGCAAGCAATGGAGCTCCGGTGGTTTCTGGGGCAAGTACGCCGGTGTCTTCATCTCCACTGCCTCTCAGGGAGGTGGCCAGGAGTCCACTGCTCTCGCCGCCATGAGCACCTTCGCCCACCACGGCATCATCTACGTGCCCCTCGGATACGCCAAGGCCTTCGGCATCTTGACCAACCTGGATGCGGTCCGCGGTGGTAGTGCCTGGGGAGCGGGTACTTTCGCTGGTGGTGACGGCTCTCGCCAGCCTAGTGATGTGGAGAAAGAGCTGGCCACCATCCAGGGCGAGGAGTTTTACAAGACGGTCGCCAAGGCTTTCAGTGCGTGAAATCACCATCGTGAGTGTTTGTGTGGGAGAAGTGGGACGGCATGTGGCTAATAGGTGGTGAAAGGGGGTTCATCGGGGGGAGAGTCAGTTCCTGCACCGGCTGTCGTTGAgactccagctccagcagctgccaGTGCCCCTGCAGCTGGGGAAAGGCAAACGAGGGCCGAGCCAGTGCCAGAGCACAAGGAGgataaggaggaggaaggcggacCATGCGGATTGCCATCCAAATGCGTCATTCTATGATTTCTGCAAATAGCGTTACAATATTGTTTTTTTCCCAGCGAATACACATATGGATATCAAACACACCACACCTGTCGACCACCTCCAATCCCTTGGCCAACCTTGAACCTGCAACCCTGCATAAGGTATGTGAACAGGCAGGACGGAGCACAACATTTCATCCATTAGGCACCCATCCAGACCATTTCATCGAGATTTTCTTTCTTGCATTCTTGGATGAACCTTTCACTCCAAATTCCAACCGCCTCAACTCAATTACAAAGCAATTGACTCACTTGtgagagggttagggttatgcATGTAGCAAATACATCCTCCACCTGCATCAATTTATTTTAGCTTTTTTGTTTGCCTTCAAGCCGGCTCGCTTTCAACATTCACTTTGAACTCAAAAttttccccctttccaactTTTTCCCAACCTTTTCCCAACCTTGAAtcccccaatcccacccccGTTTTCATCAACTACCCATCTcactcatcctctccaacattAAAAATCTTACCAtgctcctccgccatccctccctccaccccgacgAAACAAGAGCATCAACCGCCAACAACCAAGACATCTTCCCCAGCATGTCCTCTCACCCAGCCCCCAGCCCataccaagaccaagacgaCACCGAGCCCGAAAACGGCCAGTTCGACGACGTCTGGGGCGACGATGAAGACAATGACTTTATCCCCTCttctaccaccaccgtctcatcctcatcagaaAGAGAACGTGACATCAACCGCCTCAAAACTCTCCACTCCAAAACCGGCTACATCGACGGCATCACCCACGCTAAATCTACCTCTGTCCAAGCCGGCTTCGACGAGGGGTTCACCCTCGGAGCCAACATCGGCTCTCGGGCCGGGATCCTCCTAGGCATCATCGAAGGCTTCGTGGCTGCTTTTGGGCTGCAGTCTATTTCCACTTCTCCACCTCAGCCATGGGAAACCGCAGAGTGGGGGCGGTTAGAGGTCCTTCTCAACGAAGCCAGGCGAGAGCTTGACGTGAGAAGTGTTTTTGCCAAGGACTGGTTTTGTGAGGACGGGACGTGGAATTACCCCGTTGGTGACGAGGAAAGCGGCGGGGAGGTGCTCTTCCCGGATGTGGCGGCTTCTCACCCTCTGATCAAAAAGTGGGATGCGATTGTCAggcgggaaggggagagatTTGGACTTGATTGGAATGTTTTgagagatgaggagggtgttgagaggGGACATGAGTACgatcaggaagaggagaacaGCAGACAAGGGAACCAGCCTGCTGTAGCAAAGACTGGAAATCAGGCTCTTGCCTGGTAAAATTCTTTCAGGGCTGCTACAAAAAGCGTCTCTCAACTCAATACAGACACCGCATCATCATTCAGCTCAAAACACCCCATCGGCAGCATCTTTACTCCACTTCCCAGCGATTTTGGCAATTTGTTTTTGCACCCTTTCTGCAACCACATCTCTCAACTCCGTCTTGGGCTTGACATACGGCTtcaccgtctccctcac is drawn from Podospora pseudocomata strain CBS 415.72m chromosome 1 map unlocalized CBS415.72m_1, whole genome shotgun sequence and contains these coding sequences:
- a CDS encoding uncharacterized protein (EggNog:ENOG503NWXD; COG:G); translation: MKEKDSTSASDSDRTDGEISIPNDQNIAGFKPSHNTETDPASNVDPPPDVVPDGGLTAWLQVLGSTAILVNTWGLINTFGVFQAYYETTLLSSHPPSSISWIGSTQAALLFLVGVFAGPLYDAGYFRHLLITGMFLIVFGQFMTSLCTEYWQVLLAQGFCMGSGMGMTFLPSAAILSQYFARHRALALGIASAGSPVAGTVFPIIFSKLEKSLGFGWATRVIAFILLGMSVIPVAFMKTRVPPHKGKKSLVDKSLFKDGPYLSFTAGGFFAFLTLYVPFFYITLYGTSQASVTESFAPYLVTLLNAGSIFGRIIPNALADRFGCLNLMLVCMSGSAILVFGWLGVKNLAGSVVFVLLYGAFSGGVVSLTPSVVVELSPDLSRVGTRMGFGFIVSGTAVLIGTPIAGAVLGGESANARWVPTVLYAACGLLIATFLYSTARFLQYRKKGGW
- the PST2 gene encoding flavodoxin-like fold protein (COG:S; CAZy:AA6; EggNog:ENOG503NU10); this encodes MAPKIAIVYYSMYGHIKQLAEAEKAGIEKAGGTADLYQVPETLSDEVLAKMYAPPKATDVPVLEDPSVLEQYDAFLIGIPTRYGNFPAQWKAFWDKTGKQWSSGGFWGKYAGVFISTASQGGGQESTALAAMSTFAHHGIIYVPLGYAKAFGILTNLDAVRGGSAWGAGTFAGGDGSRQPSDVEKELATIQGEEFYKTVAKAFSA
- the YAE1 gene encoding Essential protein Yae1, N terminal (EggNog:ENOG503P6BT; COG:S), which codes for MLLRHPSLHPDETRASTANNQDIFPSMSSHPAPSPYQDQDDTEPENGQFDDVWGDDEDNDFIPSSTTTVSSSSERERDINRLKTLHSKTGYIDGITHAKSTSVQAGFDEGFTLGANIGSRAGILLGIIEGFVAAFGLQSISTSPPQPWETAEWGRLEVLLNEARRELDVRSVFAKDWFCEDGTWNYPVGDEESGGEVLFPDVAASHPLIKKWDAIVRREGERFGLDWNVLRDEEGVERGHEYDQEEENSRQGNQPAVAKTGNQALAW